The stretch of DNA TCTTGAAAACCCAGCGACCGACGTGAAAGTCGCGAGCGACATGGCGGCATGGAGCCGCGTTGATGTTCCCCATAGCTGGAACGTTGATGACACAACCGATGTTATCACAGGCTACCGCCGCGACGCATCTTGGTACCAAAAGGTGGTTGATCTATCGGTCAAGGCGGACGAGCGTTATTTCCTCCATTTCGAAGCCGCGCAAATGCGGGCTGATATTTATGTCAATGGCCAGAAAGCGGGCAGCCATATTGGCGGCTATACAGCCTTTGACATCGAGATGACTGAACAGGTTAAAGACGGCGAAAACACTATCATGGTACGCGTCGATAATGGCGTGGATTTTGACATTGTGCCCAGCCAAAAAGCAGACTTTTTCCAATACGGCGGTCTAACGCGCGATGTCTTTGTCGTCACGCGTCCTGATGTATTTTTAGAACAAGTGCGAGTAAACACTGATGTCAATGCAGAGCGGGCACTCGTCACGCTAAACCCTATCATGGACGGCGGCGAAGCAAGCAGCTTTGCGACAACAATCTTGGCGCCTAATGGCGACGTTGTGGATGAGGGTGAAGGCCTCAGCTTTTCTATTGAGAACCCACAACTTTGGCATCCTGACACACCAAATATTTACCGGTTTGAGACCCAAGCGCTTGATGCAGACGGCAATGTTCTTGACACATATGAAGATACCTTTGGCCTGCGGTGGTTTGAGTTTAAAGAAAACGGGCCGTTCTTTTTAAATGGTGAACGGCTGCTGTTACGCGGCACGCATTTGCACGAAGGTCACGCGGGTATGGCATCTGCCATGACGGATGAGCAACGCGTCAAAGATCTAACCATGATAAAAGAGCTCGGCGCGAATTTTGTGCGCCTTGGGCATTATTCTCACGACCCCGTGATTTACGATACAGCGGATGAGCTTGGCATCATCCTCTATGACGAAGTGCCGTGGAACCGCGGCGGCGTCGGCGGGGCAGATTGGCGTAAAAACACGCAAGAGATGACGCGCTCTATGATTGCGCAAAATTACAATCGCGCCTCTGTCTTCCTCTGGTCACTTGGTAATGAAATGTATTGGTTGCCTGACGCGCCGGGCGGCGGAGACAAAGCTCGCGTTGCGGAAGAACTGCAACTGCTGCACGATATTGCCAAAGAAATGGATCCTGGCCGCCTCACGACAATTCGTAAATTTCCAGAAGGCGCCGATATTATTGACGTCTATTCGCCGTCCATCTGGGCGGGCTGGTACGGCGGCGGCTACGTGCAATATGAAGAGGCAATAAAAGCCGCGCGCGCAGAACACCCCTATCTGCTGCATATGGAATATGGCGGTAGCTCTCATGTCGGCCGCTTTCTGGAGCAACCCTTTGGACGCTACGGCACATCTGACCCCGCTAATCTCGGCTCTGTGGCCGAAGCGGTCAACCAAACGGGCGTCACATCCGTGGCCAAATCCAAAGTTTGGGACATGTCCTATATGATTGATTTGTTTGACTGGTATTTGCGTATATCAGAGACTGACCCTGATTTCGCGGGTTCTGCGCAATGGGCCTTTAAAGATTTCGGCACGCCTATCCGGCCCGAAAACCCGCTTCCTTTTGTCAATATGAAAGGCCTCGTGCAGCGCGACGGGGTGAAGAAAGACGTCTATCACGTCTTTGCCAGCTATTGGTCCAAAGACCCGACGTGTTGGATTGAAAGCCCAAGCTGGAATTACCGGGAGGGTGATAAAGGCGAGGCGAAAACTATTTCCGTCTTTTGTAATACTGATAGCGCGGAACTGTCGTTAAACGGCGAGCCTTTGGGTAAGAAGACCCGCGATATCACGCAATATCCAGCCTCCGGCCTGACATGGGACGTGGTCTTTACAGAGGGGGATAACACGCTCTCTGTCGACGGCTTTAATAGAGACGGCGCGGTTGTAGCGCAGCATGGTTATGACCTGACCTACACAACCAAAAAAGCCGGCAAGATGGTTGATATTGTCCTGACCGCCAATCCCAATGATGACGGCAGCTATACAATATTTGCCGAGGCCCAGGATAGAAACGGGTTGCGCGTCACATCTATGAATGATCGGGGTTATTTCACCATTGATGGTGGGGGCGAGTTCCTGATGAACCAAGGCACACCGACGGGTAGCCAAACTCGCGAATTTGCCAGCGGCATATCATCCATCATCATGTATCCTGGAAAAACTGATAGCGTCGTGAACATCCAAACCCAAGATTACCGCGGGTTTTATATCACGGTTCCCGGAACAGGACACTAAGATGAAAAAAGCGGTCCTATGCCTCACGACTGCGGCGTTGCTGAGCGCAATTGGCTTATCGGCCTGTCAGCAAGCGGTTGCGCCGACACAGGATAATAACGCCCCGCAATTTCGTCCCATATCTGCGGCTGCGCTGCCCGCGATTGTCACAGGCAATGATGATTATCTGCCTGATTTTTCTTATGCAGGTTATAAAAACGGCAATGTCCCATTGCCAGAGGTTAGCGGCACGGTGTTTGACGTGACCGATTACGGCGCGGTGCCAGGTGACGGACTTGATGATACTCAGGCGCTGTTTAAAGCCCAAGCGGCTGCCAATGCGCATGACGGCCCCGTGGTCGTGAAGTTTCCAGTCGGCCGTTTTATCTTGTCCGATATTTTTTATATCACCCGCAGTGATTTTGCGCTGCAAGGCACCGATATGGGTGAAGACAAAACAACGCTTTATTATCCGTTTCCGCTGACCACCTTGCCAACGCCCGCAGGTTTCAAGGAACTTGATGAATACCTTATTGAGTTTGATAAACGCCAACGGGAAAAAAAGAACAATGTCGATATGCCGTTTTCGCTTTATGCGTGGAGCGGCGGCTTTATCTGGACAGGGCCAGAGGGGCACCGCGCCAAAGCTTATCTAGAGCGATATGATAATTTCCCCGACCCCATTACCGCTGTCACGGCGGGGACTAAAGACGATCTATCAATTGAGGTCGCAGACGGCAGCTCTGTTAGCGTTGGCGACGTCTTAAAAATCGAATGGTATAACCGCGAAGGTGAAAACGGTTCTATCCTAAGCGCCATGTATGGTGACCGCACAAAGTTTAAAAAACTTGGTAGCCATCATTGGAACTTCCCGCGCCGTCCGCTGATTACGCAATTTACAAAAATTACAGCCAAAGACGGTAACCGCCTTACGCTCGCCGACCCGCTCTTGATGGATGCGCGGCCCGAATGGGAACCGGCGTTGGTGCCGTGGGATCAGTTGCAACATATCTCTATCTCTGATTTGGATATTGAATTTCCCAATGGCATTCGTATGCCGCACCATGTCGAGGACGGTTTTAACGCTTTATACCTCACCGGGATTTACGACAGCTTCGTGCGCAATGTTACGGTGACCAATGCTGATGCGGGTATTATTTCTGATGATAGTGCCAATATGACGATTACCGACTTCACAACAACGGGGGATCACCGTGCCCATTATACTGTTCATATGGGCGCCGTTTATAATGTGCTGGCGGAAAAGCTGCGTGTTGAAAATGTGGCTGAACACCCGCTTAGCTTTAATACCTATTCCGTCAAAAGTGTTTATAAAAATAGCGATGTCCTTGCTGCGCCACTGCTGGATCAACATTCAGGCGCGAACCACCAAAATCTTTTTGATGATATTCGTGTCCACGTCACGCTCCCTGATGACGTGGATGACTATGCTTTGTTTGACGGCGGTGGGGCAGGATATTGGAAACCGTCTCATGGTCGCTTCAGCACATTTTATAATATCAATGTCGATGTAACAGGTGGGGCGGCTGGTCCTATCACGCTCTCTGGTCCGCAAGACGGCGTGCAGGCACGCATATTGGGTGTTCATGGCAACCGCGAATTTGACATTCGCTATACTCCAGACCCAATTATCGAGCAGCTTAATCAGGCGCCAACCGTGCGCTCGCTTTACGATTATCAAATGCAGCAGCGCCGCCAATAATATTTCACGGCGTCATGCACGCCAAACTCGGTTACATTAATTCTATCCCATCTTAAAACGGATTGCCTGCCTGCGACGTAATGTCTAGTAATTGCAGATGTTACACTATATCTTTGCTGTAACGTGACTGACCTTTGGTGGATTGATGATTATGCGGGCTGTAACTTATTATACGGGTCAAGCGTTTATCGCTTTGGCAGTAATATCTCTTGCGGCGTGTGGGGGTGGTGACGCCCCAGCCGCACGCGGCGGGCCACCCTCGGGCGCGGCCAGTGGTGAGGCCCCAGCCGTCCGACTTGCAACGGCGTCTGTCACACGGGGTGAAATATCTAAAATCATCAATGCCACTGGCGCTGTTCGTCCCGAGCGAACGGTCGAAGTGGGCTCTGAGATTTCGGGCAAGCTGTTATCGGTCAATGTTGATTTTAACTCTGTCGTCAAAGAAGGCGACGTGCTCGCCATTATTGATCCAGAAAACCTCCGCAATCGTGTGGAGCAAAACGAGGCCATAGTTGAAAACCGACTGTCTGATATTAATATTAATATGGCCTCTATCCGCCGCGCCGAAGTCAACGCCGCCCAAGCCAAGCGCTCTATGGACCGTCGTGAACAACTCTTTGCAGAAGATGCTATTTCCCAAGCGCAACTTGAAGAAACAGAGCGCGCATTAAAGCTGGCCGAAGCCGATGTTGAATTGGCCAAAGCGCGGCTAGAAGGTGCGCAGTCTTCACTCCGCCAAGCCGAAGCAACCTTGCGGACATCGCGCGTTGAACTCGCACGGACACGTATTATCGCCCCTATTGATGGTGTAGTGATTGAACGCTTTGTTGACCCTGGGCAAACTGTGGCGGCCTCATTAAACGCGCCGAAACTGTTCACCATTGCAGGCGATCTATCCAAGATTAAAGTCGATGCCGCCATTGTCGAAGGCGATGTGTCTGGTCTTGATGCAGGCGATCCCGTGACCTTCTCTGTTGATGCCTATCCCGGTACTCAGTTTCGCGGAGAGGTCGAGCAGCTGAGACTGATTTCGCAAAACCAAAATAATATTGTGACCTATACTGCCGTAGTTGTGGCGGATAATCCTGACGGGCGTCTCATGCCCGGCATGACGGCCAATCTGCAAATCACTACAAATTCCAAACAAGGTATTTTGCGTATTCCGACCATGGCCGAACGGTTCCGCCCGACACCTGATCAAATCAAAACGTGGCAATCAGATACTAAAGCCGAGGGCGAAAAAGACGTTGATCCTAAGGCGCGTGAACGCCTGACCGAGGTCGGGCTGAGCAATGCGCGTATTGATGACATCCTCTCGCGCATGACCCGCGAGACAGAAACCCTGCGCGAGCAAATTAACGACCCATCCCAAGTGTGGCGGCGTGTCGTCCGTCTAAAGGAGCTCCGTGATGTCTTTGACGGCATTATCAAAGACGAGCTTACCTCTCCGCAATATCAAAGCTACCGTCAAATTGTGCAGTCCATGTCCCAAGTTCGCGACGCGCAGGTTTGGGTGAAAGACGGCGATAAAATGCGCCAGCAAGAGGTTGGCCTTGGCCTGTCTGATGGCTCCTTCATCGAAGTTTTCACAGGGCTATCTGAAGGCGATGAAATCGTGACAGGTATTGGCGGTGGTCGCAGCGGCGGTGCGCGGCGCGGTCCACCCGGTCGTCGCGGATAGCGTTCATGGCTAACGCTCCTCTTATATCCTGTCAAAATCTGACCAAAATCTATAAGATGGGTCAGTCTGAAGTGCGCGCGCTTGACGGCGTGTCGCTCGATATCGCTGACGGTGAATTTGTGGCTATTATTGGCTCGTCTGGTTCTGGTAAATCCACACTGATGAATATGCTCGGCGCGCTGGATCAACCCACCTCTGGCACGGTGATGATTAACGGCGAGAACATTGGCGCCATGTCGGGTAAAAAGCTCGCGACGTTTCGCAATAAAACCATCGGCTTCATTTTTCAGCAATTTCAGCTTCTGCCCAAGAAATCAGCGCTGAAAAATGTTGCACTGCCCCTGCAATACCGCCGTCCGAAAGTGGCAAACATGTCCGCTAAAGCCGCCCATTGTCTTGATCTTGTCGGGCTAGGCGACCGCGGCGGTCACCGCCCAACGGAATTATCAGGCGGGCAACAACAACGTGTCGCGATTGCGCGCGCCCTTGCGGGTGATCCCAAAGTCCTGCTGGCCGATGAACCGACAGGGGCGCTTGATAGTAAAACATCAACGTCCATTATGACATTGATGCAAGAGCTTAACGCCCAAGGGATCACGATAATCGTTATTACCCATGAAGACGAAGTCGCGGCCTATGCCAAGCGCGTCATTGAATTTCGCGATGGTAAAATCCTGTCTGATATTCGCAAAGATACAGCCACGCACACTGCGAAAGTGGGGGCTTAGATGAACCCGCTTATGACATTAGGACTGGCGTTTAGCTCTATCATTGAACGGCCTTTGCGCTCGATTTTAACCTCACTTGGCATCATCATCGGTGTGGCGGCCGTTTACGCGATGCTGGCCTTGGGTGACGGGGCGAAGAAGAAGGTCGAAGAGAGCTTAAACTCTGTATCCGCGCGAACGATTAATGTCTTTCCCGATTGGGGACGTCGCCGCACGAGCCAAAGTAAACCTCGCATGCCGTTTAAAGAAAGCGATGTCGATGAAGTGCGCAATATACCTGGCGTTATGGCGGCCAGCGGCGAGCTTGAGCGCGGCGTGACCATTGCGAATGAGATTGGGGATTTATCAGGACGGCTTTATGGTGTTGGCCCTGATTATCTGCTGACCGAGGACGCGACGCTCATCTTAGGTGAAAATATAACCTATTCAGATATTGAAAACAGTGCCCCTGTCGCGATGATTAGCCAAAGCATTATGGAGCGATTATTTAATAACCAAGATCCGCGCGGCGAAACTATCAAAGTCAATAATGTCGCCTTCACCGTTAAAGGCGTGTTTAAAGTCCCGACAAATAATTGGAGTGGCAGTGATCTTGATGTCTGGGCCCCAATATCTATTGCGCGCGAGCGGATTGTTGGGGGTGACCGTTTTGTTCAAAACCATGTGCGGTCCTTGAAAGCTGTTGGTGAACTGGGGGCGGATTTGCAATTAATTGAGCGTGAGATGAATGTGATTTTACAACGCTCAAGAGGACTTAAATCTGACACACCGCCTGACTACCGCCTTGTCAGCTGGCGTGCGGGGCGTGAACAGGCGGCGGAACAGACAAAAGCGATTAGCTTTTTGCTCGCCGTCATGGGGGCGATATCGCTACTCGTTGGCGGCGTTGGCGTGATGAATATCATGCTGGTATCAGTCACAGAGCGCACGCGAGAGATTGGCCTTCGCATGGCGCTAGGGGCGAAGAAAAATAATATCATGGGTCAGTTCCTGACAGAGGCGCTGCTGCTTTGTATTATTTCTGGCATCGTCGGTCTGGGGGTCGGCTATTACATGTCAAAGCTCGCCATGGATACGATGGACCTAGACCTCGTGTTCAGTCCCCAAGTGGCGTTGATTTCCTTTGGGGCATCATTAGTTATCGGTGTTGTCTTTGGCTTTCTACCCGCCCGCCGTGCCGCCCGCTTAAATCCGATAGAGGCCTTGCGTCATGAATAGACTGTCTTTTCTTAAAACCGCTCTCGTCTCCTCTGTGGCCGCGATGAGCTTTGCAGGATGCGCCACGCTTAGCCCTAATGATTTGGGCGAAACACTCACGGCGGATGCGGCTGTGTCTATTCCCAATAATTGGCTCTTGGACGTGCCGGCTACAACGGCGCGCGCAGAAGGTTGGGCCGCGCTTTATGATGATCCTACACTACTAGATTATTTGAAAATCGCTGAGGTTCAAAACTATGACCTGCGCATTGCGCGTGCCCGCGTCACAGCGGCAGAGGCGGATTTAAAACGCGCCAATACGCGCCTGTCTCCGCAAATCAGCGGTAGCGCATCGGCGGGTGTGTCGGCCGTAGTTGATAGTCTTGATGATCCCTTTGATAGCTACGGCCTTGGCCTATCGGGTCGATGGGATCCGGATATTTTTGGCCAAACCCAAACCATCATTGACGGCTCACGCGCGGCTTTGAAAATCGCCGAGGCATCAGAAGCCGACACGCGCCAAATCATTCTTGCCCAAACGGCGCGCGCCTATATCCGTGCCGTCGAGGCAGAATTGCAAGCAGAGCTTGCCAAGGTGAACCTTGACTTTCTAACGGAAAGCCGCCGCATATCAGAAGCTCGCTACCGTGCGGGCGACAGCGCCAAAGGTGATTTCTCTTTCGCCGAAGCCAATTACCAAAGCGCGCTCGCCAGCTATGAAAACACGTTGCAATCGGCCCGTGCGGCCAAACGCGCGCTGTCCATTGTGCTGGGCGATTACCCTGTCAATGATTTGCAACTGGCCAGTGTCATCAATACGCCGCGCCAATTCCCAAGCCGTGCGCTGCCCGCCAGCGTGCTAGAGGCGCGCCCTGACATTATTGCGGCGCGTGCGCAAATTGCGGCACGCGTGGCATCTCTGCGCAGCAATGAACTGTCCTATTGGCCAGACATTGGCATTACGGGCGGACTGTCCAGCGGCTCTGCATTTTCTGATTTGTTTGACCCCGGTGATTATGTCGCGCGGCTCGGCGCGAGCCTTGGCCAAGTCATCTTTGACGGGGGCGCGATTGAGGCAGGCATAGACGCCGCCAAAGCCGATTTAGACTCGGCGGTATTATCTTATGAACAACGCTTGCGCCGCGCCATGGGCGAAATAACCGACGCCTATGACCGCGCAGAAACGCTGCAACGCACGCTTGTTAATCAAGAGGCGGCGTCCACATCGGCCAATGAAGCGCTGCGCCTCGCTAGTTTACAATATGATTTGGGCGAAAGCTCGCTGCTCGAAGTTTTGCAAGTGCAAACACGGGTGAACTCGATTGATGCGGGGCTTATCCGGACCAAAGCGGCGCTGATTGAAACACTGATTATTGCCAATCAAGCCGTGGCAGGCTTTGAGCGGATTTAAGCGGGATTATCTGCTTTTAGCGAATGAGACTCCCGTTTCTTTTCGGCTATCGCGCGGCCTTTTTTGTAAATCGGTTCTTCGATAAAGGTGCTGATGATGGCGGCGACAATACAGCTAATCGCGATCACCATAAGCGTATACATAACATAGGTGATTTCCACCCCGCCAAAGGTCTCTTGAAAGGCGGGGTAATATTGCCGCGTCTCATTGACCACAATCGGATGGGCCAGATAAATCGTGTAGCTTTTATTGCCTAAAAATTTCGTGACAGGATTATAAAGATTAAACCACGCCTTTCCGCGTAACGTCGGGGATACGAAAAAGAACACGGTCAAGGACGCCACGGCGAGGCCTTTGATGGGTTGAATGAAATCTCGTGATAGAGGCAAAACCTCGTGAATAGATAATGTCCAATAGGTAAAGGTCAGCAATGACAACGCCCCCATCGCCCAGGCCCAAGGCTCTGCCCATCCGTTTTTAAGCGCGCGCCGCGTGACGAAATAAAACGCACAACCCATGATGAACATAAAGCCGCGTTTGGGAAAGGACAGCGCCAT from Fretibacter rubidus encodes:
- a CDS encoding glycoside hydrolase family 2 TIM barrel-domain containing protein — its product is MTHFKLLMTASLLGLGLTLGACQVVTLSGGASAVTADVSATSVAITQPRQQISANWFYLENPATDVKVASDMAAWSRVDVPHSWNVDDTTDVITGYRRDASWYQKVVDLSVKADERYFLHFEAAQMRADIYVNGQKAGSHIGGYTAFDIEMTEQVKDGENTIMVRVDNGVDFDIVPSQKADFFQYGGLTRDVFVVTRPDVFLEQVRVNTDVNAERALVTLNPIMDGGEASSFATTILAPNGDVVDEGEGLSFSIENPQLWHPDTPNIYRFETQALDADGNVLDTYEDTFGLRWFEFKENGPFFLNGERLLLRGTHLHEGHAGMASAMTDEQRVKDLTMIKELGANFVRLGHYSHDPVIYDTADELGIILYDEVPWNRGGVGGADWRKNTQEMTRSMIAQNYNRASVFLWSLGNEMYWLPDAPGGGDKARVAEELQLLHDIAKEMDPGRLTTIRKFPEGADIIDVYSPSIWAGWYGGGYVQYEEAIKAARAEHPYLLHMEYGGSSHVGRFLEQPFGRYGTSDPANLGSVAEAVNQTGVTSVAKSKVWDMSYMIDLFDWYLRISETDPDFAGSAQWAFKDFGTPIRPENPLPFVNMKGLVQRDGVKKDVYHVFASYWSKDPTCWIESPSWNYREGDKGEAKTISVFCNTDSAELSLNGEPLGKKTRDITQYPASGLTWDVVFTEGDNTLSVDGFNRDGAVVAQHGYDLTYTTKKAGKMVDIVLTANPNDDGSYTIFAEAQDRNGLRVTSMNDRGYFTIDGGGEFLMNQGTPTGSQTREFASGISSIIMYPGKTDSVVNIQTQDYRGFYITVPGTGH
- a CDS encoding efflux RND transporter periplasmic adaptor subunit; amino-acid sequence: MRAVTYYTGQAFIALAVISLAACGGGDAPAARGGPPSGAASGEAPAVRLATASVTRGEISKIINATGAVRPERTVEVGSEISGKLLSVNVDFNSVVKEGDVLAIIDPENLRNRVEQNEAIVENRLSDININMASIRRAEVNAAQAKRSMDRREQLFAEDAISQAQLEETERALKLAEADVELAKARLEGAQSSLRQAEATLRTSRVELARTRIIAPIDGVVIERFVDPGQTVAASLNAPKLFTIAGDLSKIKVDAAIVEGDVSGLDAGDPVTFSVDAYPGTQFRGEVEQLRLISQNQNNIVTYTAVVVADNPDGRLMPGMTANLQITTNSKQGILRIPTMAERFRPTPDQIKTWQSDTKAEGEKDVDPKARERLTEVGLSNARIDDILSRMTRETETLREQINDPSQVWRRVVRLKELRDVFDGIIKDELTSPQYQSYRQIVQSMSQVRDAQVWVKDGDKMRQQEVGLGLSDGSFIEVFTGLSEGDEIVTGIGGGRSGGARRGPPGRRG
- a CDS encoding ABC transporter ATP-binding protein, whose product is MANAPLISCQNLTKIYKMGQSEVRALDGVSLDIADGEFVAIIGSSGSGKSTLMNMLGALDQPTSGTVMINGENIGAMSGKKLATFRNKTIGFIFQQFQLLPKKSALKNVALPLQYRRPKVANMSAKAAHCLDLVGLGDRGGHRPTELSGGQQQRVAIARALAGDPKVLLADEPTGALDSKTSTSIMTLMQELNAQGITIIVITHEDEVAAYAKRVIEFRDGKILSDIRKDTATHTAKVGA
- a CDS encoding ABC transporter permease, yielding MNPLMTLGLAFSSIIERPLRSILTSLGIIIGVAAVYAMLALGDGAKKKVEESLNSVSARTINVFPDWGRRRTSQSKPRMPFKESDVDEVRNIPGVMAASGELERGVTIANEIGDLSGRLYGVGPDYLLTEDATLILGENITYSDIENSAPVAMISQSIMERLFNNQDPRGETIKVNNVAFTVKGVFKVPTNNWSGSDLDVWAPISIARERIVGGDRFVQNHVRSLKAVGELGADLQLIEREMNVILQRSRGLKSDTPPDYRLVSWRAGREQAAEQTKAISFLLAVMGAISLLVGGVGVMNIMLVSVTERTREIGLRMALGAKKNNIMGQFLTEALLLCIISGIVGLGVGYYMSKLAMDTMDLDLVFSPQVALISFGASLVIGVVFGFLPARRAARLNPIEALRHE
- a CDS encoding TolC family protein, producing MNRLSFLKTALVSSVAAMSFAGCATLSPNDLGETLTADAAVSIPNNWLLDVPATTARAEGWAALYDDPTLLDYLKIAEVQNYDLRIARARVTAAEADLKRANTRLSPQISGSASAGVSAVVDSLDDPFDSYGLGLSGRWDPDIFGQTQTIIDGSRAALKIAEASEADTRQIILAQTARAYIRAVEAELQAELAKVNLDFLTESRRISEARYRAGDSAKGDFSFAEANYQSALASYENTLQSARAAKRALSIVLGDYPVNDLQLASVINTPRQFPSRALPASVLEARPDIIAARAQIAARVASLRSNELSYWPDIGITGGLSSGSAFSDLFDPGDYVARLGASLGQVIFDGGAIEAGIDAAKADLDSAVLSYEQRLRRAMGEITDAYDRAETLQRTLVNQEAASTSANEALRLASLQYDLGESSLLEVLQVQTRVNSIDAGLIRTKAALIETLIIANQAVAGFERI